The Vigna radiata var. radiata cultivar VC1973A chromosome 6, Vradiata_ver6, whole genome shotgun sequence DNA segment TTAGAATTTTAACCGAGATATGATCAAAATTGAGTTTTGGAAAGAGAAACAGGTATTTTATTTAACCAATTGTTTAGGCCCGCCCTTGGCCATATTTAGATAAGGTTTTAATTAATGACTGAGCAATAGAATTACAAACCTGGTTTCAacccattaaaaaaataatataataatgctAATACCTGAAATTAAATAACAGTATAATAAGACCTAAATCATGAATTATGTTTAATCTTAGAATCAGAGTATAACAGAAGCTTAAGCATAGAAGATTTCTGAGACAAACTTGAActttaaacaaacaaaagagaGAAGCATCAAAGTCTCACTTTACATAATATCAAGTTTACCAAATATGGATTTGATAAAATCTGCCAGAGCAGCTACACTTGCAGAATCAGCCACATATACCTGATGAAACAACATAACCATTTTATACTTCATTCAGTTAACAAAAAAGAGTACACCTAGGTTAGCTCCTACCTCCACTCTTATGGATCTTTCTTTGAAGCAGGTCGAATCACTGTTTGACCGGAACAAAAACCCTTACATCGAAAGGGGAACGTCAACGAACATTGAGAGCAGCTACACTTGCAGAATCAGCCACATATACTCGATGAAACAACATAGCCATTTTATACTTCATTCAGTTAACAAAAAAGAGTACACACCTAGGTTAGCTCCTACATCCACTCCTAGGGAGCTTTCTTTGAAGCGGGTCGAATCACTGCTTGACCGGAACAAAAACCCTTACTCCGAAAGAGGAACGTCAACGAACATTGAGGGAGGTGACCATCGAACTCGACGACGGTGACCGACGAACTCCACTCGATGGCTTCGCCACCATAATTGATGAACGGCGGAAGAGAGAAATTACGAATTGAGGATGAACGAGAGTGAATGGTTGAATGATAGTGATAAACTTGGAACAAGAGTGAATGGTTGAATGACAATGATGAACTTGGAATGAGGGTGAATAAGAGAGTAAGAGAGGAAGAATGGTTGAATGAACTTGGAATGAGGGTGAATAAGAGAGTAAGAGAGGAAGAATGGTTGAATGAACTTGGAACTTGGAACGAGAgtgaggaagagaggaaaggaAGAGAAATTAGGGTGAAACTGAAATTAGAGATAGCGGGATTGAGAGGGAAATGGGAAAATCAGAGAGAAAGATATTATGACATGTTTCTAAAATTCAATCATAATACATTACCAAAATTTTCCACATTAGGTGTTCATAACTCCGTCATAATAGGTTTTGAACTTATTTACAACTTTGTCACCACGTTTAATATTATGGCTGATGTCCATAACTCCGTCATGATatgtttttaacttatttacaagtttgtttCCACGTTTCATATTATAACTAGTGTACAAAACTTCGTCATaatatttcttacttttattacaaTTCTGCCACCGGTCAATTTATTATGATGGGTGATTTTCACCCGTCATAATAGGTTGTCATAGTATGATACTTTTCCACTAGTGCACCTTTAAAGTGATCTGACCACAACTTGATATGAACTCAAATGAGCAACCTAATTAACTTGGTAAGACCAATTCCCATGTTTTATGAACTAGGTTGACaatgttagatatattttctttatcttatctttatcttttatatttaaatagtttgttattattttttatttgtattttgggtttagtccatatttcttcaattataaatacaagattctatgtgtatattcaacacaagagaAGTTAATCTTATACAcagtttttactatattcaacatggtatctaaAGCCAAGTTCTattgaagaaaaacatttttgttgCCACTCTCACTACATCTATCGTTGCCGACAATGACGCTCTCTACCGTTGCCGACAACACTCTCATCTATTGTTATTGTCTACCGTTGACACTACTGGAGTTCTAGTTTTGACCAACGATCACACAATTTTAATCGTCTTGGCCAGATGACTACCATGTCATCAACAACGCCTTCATCAGACCTCCTAGGCACTTTCAACATCACGCACTTTCAACGCCTTTTAAAGTTGTGGATCGACTTCCTTTTTTTGTCATGCATGGTAGCATGTCTCATCTCTTTTTAGGCAACGATTTAGAGCATCGATGttgctctttttcctcttttaagTTCATCGTGTGTGGTCGCACATCCCCACCTCCTCTCAGGCAGCTATTCATAGCCTTGAGGTTGctatttttcctctttcaagtgtcttgattggagaatctttgatttttaaggtttctttctcctcttcaTCTATGGCTTCTTCTGTTATTATCTCTTCCGACCTCCCTTTTTCACCATTGTGTTTGACCtgtccatatatgttttttctcccGTGGTAAAGATgaattttgttagtttatttatagtcgtgATGGCTCTTCAACAATGACTTATTTATTCActagatgtcaacaatgcattcctcaatgacgatttgcaagaagagatttatatggagcaacctctgATATTTGTTGCTCATGGAAGTATTTTGAGTTAGTATTTCGTCTTTTATGTCATCTtcacaaatcattaacaatttggtgtcactcgagtgcagaaacatatattttcattaagtcTTTATAGATTATATTAGTAGCAAGCTTGATACATACGCGATTTGTACGCACTAACTTGAGGAggaatgttagatatattatctttattatctttatcctttatttttaattatttgttattatttctcatttatattttaggtttaaccTATATTTCTTCTGTTATAAATAGAGGATcgtatgtatatatttaatacagaaaaaattaatctcatttagtttttactatattcaacgATTATAACtacattaacattaaaaaaagaaaagtgaagttGAAACACAGTCATTAAATCTCAATTCAACAAATTCACGTTTTAGAATAAAGATTTATTCACTACAACAagataaaaacttaaatattaaccTTGGgtaaattcaaagaaaataatttattgatgatTCACATTCAACTTTAGCTAGAGCAcaactaaatttataatatttgcatgactattttattttgtattatataagataaagtacttattatttttgtatataatttcttaatttctgcaataatttctttatgattgaaaaataagttttatatttaatttattttatatatttttccagCATCATTTCTTCCATCGTATAAAATTAACAAccaataatgttatttatttctcaagatgactaaattttgaaataatagccagataaaattattaaaaaataattaagagaaaaaattatgaagaaaaagtaatacTAGAGTAATATAAACTAAAAGCCACGTCCATAAAAGTTTGCAGTTGACACTGCTCATATTTTGAACTTCTTTCATACAGTGTCGGTTGATTCTTATCAAGAGATGATTCAATTAATTCTAGTGATAATCATTACCAACTTTTGATcatcacaattaaaaataaaataaaatctagatGGAAGGTGGAACCAATAATCATCATTTACATATacaatgataatatattaagtATTATGGAAAAGGTGAGagtatataaaacttttaattatgtagtgattataatttaaagaacCAACATGCAAATACATAATGTTacacattttctttatattttataaaagttaaaccaATTATTGATTGGTTTGTTTATTATACTGGGAAATAATTAATCCTGCCAGAATAGTGGGATATATACGAATTACGAACCAAATAAGTGAGATTTcattaagaaagaaagaaaaaaaaaagtagaaattaggtagagaaagaaaaataataaagtgaaCTTTGATATAAGACGTTAACATACTGAAAGCCTACTTTATAGAATCACTTTTGATTCCATTATCATATTACTTGTtcatgtttgtttgaaaatccATGCCCACCTAGTCATTTATATATGCATTGTCGTGCTGCCCCCCATTGCAATATCCCTCAACcccacaagaaaaaaaaaagaagaaactcaTTTTGCAAATTAACATTTACGTGTACATGCATATGACGAAACCCTTTGGTTCCTTAGTATAAATAGTTGGACACTAGCTTTGATATTCCTTAGGAAGTACACAACCTTCTTCAAGTGTTCTTCCTCTTTAACTTCTCTTGTAGAACACTACTTACTCAGAAGTTCTCAAGGAGAAAAAATGGCTACCGAAAAGCTTGGAGGTTGTGCCAAGTTCTTTGCTAGCTCAAAACCCTACTTGGCTATGATCTCTTTGCAGTTTGGCTATGCTGGCATGAACATTATCACAAAGGTTTCTCTCAACCAAGGCATGAGCCACTATGTTCTTGTGGTTTATCGTCATGCTTTCGCAACTGCTGTTATAGCTCCTTTTGCATTTATCTTTGAAAGGTTAGTATCATAATCATAATGTATATCAACACTTTAActtgtaaattttataattaaaattatttttgttaatctaACTTTGTTTAAGTAATGGTTattcattgttttatttttcaggaAAGGTCAACCGAAGATAACATTCTCAATTTTCATGCAACTTTTTATCCTAGGTCTTCTTGGGTTAGTGTCCAAATTCAATAGCAagttttatatcattattattgttaGCATGTGTTAATATGAATATCTGTGTTGTATTATAATAACACAGGCCAGTGATTGATCAAAATTTCTACTATGCCGGGTTGAAGCTCACATCTCCAACCTTTTCATGTGCAATGAGCAACATGCTTCCAGCTATGACTTTTGTGATGGCTGTGTTTTGCAGGTAAATTaatgaaaccctaatttctttTAATGGTCTAACTGGAAAATAGCACATTaatgaaaagtaaaagataCTTTAGGGAAGATGTTCTTTTTCTGAATTTAAAAAAGCTTGctaattgtttcttttattatgtATGTGAAAAGAATGGAGAAGATAAACATGAAGCAAGTGAGATGCATAGCAAAGATAGTGGGAACATTAGTGACAGTTGCAGGGGCTATGCTGATGACCTTATACAGAGGTCCTATAGTGGAGATGGTGTGGGCCAAACATCCCCACAATAAAACCAATGGAACAACAAGCACAGGATCATTGGACAAAGATTGGTTCTTAGGATGCATCTTTCTTATCATTGCCACCCTTGCATGGGCTTCCCTCTTTGTTTTACAAGTAagcaacaacaaataaataggaaaaaaaaaatgtgtagcttttgaaaagtttatatttatacgattattttattcttatactctGTATTagatgaatgtaaaaatgtgtcaagaTACCGTTATTCTTAATCTTTTGGTAAAGTCACACAAATAGTTCACATATACTTTTGTGGCATTGGACAGGCAAAAGCTATACAAACCTACAAGAATCATCAACTCAGCCTCACTTCACTTGTGTGCTTTATTGGCACTGTTCAAGCTATTGCTGTTACTTTTGTTGTTGAACACAACCCTGCTGTTTGGAGAATTGGCTGGGATATGAACTTACTTGCTGCTGCATATGCTGTAAGAATTCATTCAACAACTTTATCTTTCATTAActgattataaatttaaactagAAACTAAAAACACCTTAAgggattattttttttcaatctttaatatatttatttgatcaGGGGATTGTGACATCAAGCATATCATACTATGTACAAGGACTTGTGATTAAGAAGAAAGGACCTGTCTTTGCAACTGCTTTTAGCCCTTTGATGATGATCATTGTTGCCATCATGGGTTCCTTTATCCTTGCAGAACAAATTTATCTTGGAGGGTAAATTTCTACTTCccattctatatatatatatatatatatataaacttgttTCTGTatgtataaatgaaaatagcAGTTTCTGCAATTTATGCAGTTCAGACTAACTGaaagttattgtttttttctgGTGGTTGCAGTGTGATTGGTGCAATCTTAATTGTTATAGGTTTATACTCAGTTCTATGGGGAAAGCACAAAGAACAAATGGAGAGTAAAGTGGCAGATGAAATTCCATTGGCTGTAAAAGATGGTCAAAGTTGTGTAATTTCAGGGCTAAATATGATTgatgtaaaaaatgattttactgaaGAAGATTCCAAGAATAAGAAGCCCTCCTCAGTTGTAATAAACATGACTGTTGCAGAGCCTCCAAGCAGAGATAACCAAGAGGGAAAGGCTTAAGCAATTTGGAATGTGAATCCAC contains these protein-coding regions:
- the LOC106763817 gene encoding WAT1-related protein At5g07050, coding for MATEKLGGCAKFFASSKPYLAMISLQFGYAGMNIITKVSLNQGMSHYVLVVYRHAFATAVIAPFAFIFERKGQPKITFSIFMQLFILGLLGPVIDQNFYYAGLKLTSPTFSCAMSNMLPAMTFVMAVFCRMEKINMKQVRCIAKIVGTLVTVAGAMLMTLYRGPIVEMVWAKHPHNKTNGTTSTGSLDKDWFLGCIFLIIATLAWASLFVLQAKAIQTYKNHQLSLTSLVCFIGTVQAIAVTFVVEHNPAVWRIGWDMNLLAAAYAGIVTSSISYYVQGLVIKKKGPVFATAFSPLMMIIVAIMGSFILAEQIYLGGVIGAILIVIGLYSVLWGKHKEQMESKVADEIPLAVKDGQSCVISGLNMIDVKNDFTEEDSKNKKPSSVVINMTVAEPPSRDNQEGKA